In Streptomyces sp. NBC_00704, a genomic segment contains:
- a CDS encoding chitosanase gives MVHISRPSDTPAPASRRLFLALAGAVAAAPLLGAAQATAAPAAKGLDDPAKKEIAMKLVSSAENSSLDWKAQYKYIEDIGDGRGYTAGIIGFCSGTGDMLDLVELYADRKPGNVLAKYLPALRSVDGTDSHAGLDPDFPKDWRRAAQDTAFQQAQNDERDRVYFDPAVRQGRTDGLRALGQFAYYDAIVMHGDGGDPTSFRNIRRRALAKAKPPAQGGDETAYLKAFLDARVWAMKQEEAHSDTSRVDTAQRVFLRKGNLDLEPPLDWKVYGDSYHIG, from the coding sequence GTGGTGCACATATCCCGGCCGTCCGACACCCCGGCCCCCGCCTCCCGCCGCCTCTTCCTGGCCCTCGCCGGCGCGGTGGCGGCCGCTCCCCTCCTCGGCGCCGCGCAGGCGACGGCGGCCCCCGCCGCGAAGGGCCTCGACGACCCGGCGAAGAAGGAGATCGCCATGAAGCTGGTGTCGAGCGCGGAGAACTCCTCGCTCGACTGGAAGGCCCAGTACAAGTACATCGAGGACATCGGCGACGGACGCGGCTACACCGCCGGCATCATCGGCTTCTGCTCGGGCACCGGCGACATGCTCGACCTCGTGGAGCTGTACGCCGACCGCAAGCCGGGCAACGTCCTCGCGAAGTACCTGCCCGCCCTGCGCTCCGTCGACGGCACCGACTCGCACGCCGGCCTCGACCCGGACTTCCCGAAGGACTGGCGCAGGGCCGCCCAGGACACCGCGTTCCAGCAGGCCCAGAACGACGAACGCGACCGGGTGTACTTCGACCCGGCGGTCCGCCAGGGCAGGACCGACGGACTGCGCGCGCTGGGACAGTTCGCCTACTACGACGCCATCGTCATGCACGGCGACGGCGGCGACCCCACCAGCTTCCGCAACATCCGCAGGCGCGCCCTCGCCAAGGCCAAGCCGCCGGCCCAGGGCGGCGACGAGACGGCGTACCTCAAAGCCTTCCTCGACGCCCGGGTATGGGCCATGAAGCAGGAGGAGGCGCACAGCGACACCAGCCGCGTCGACACCGCCCAGCGGGTCTTCCTGCGCAAGGGGAACCTGGACCTGGAACCGCCGCTGGACTGGAAGGTGTACGGCGACAGCTACCACATCGGCTGA